From a single Nicotiana tomentosiformis chromosome 2, ASM39032v3, whole genome shotgun sequence genomic region:
- the LOC138905418 gene encoding peroxisomal and mitochondrial division factor 2-like: MDWDLLVDTEDVVPSLGLLCFDVEGKTLKKIKDATLSRSIVGLALRTVILEIESARREERHKAIFQKIERKYHEYRNKYREICKQFGESGNFRALRDELKEKDDKLVRVIGKCSIIEGALRDKKEELEVSRVIEAQCADLQAQVVSLRAELEECQLKEDALSGEVAEKAAGLEKAELAQLSAMRKVEALEIVIRILQSERESALEMARLREEWLDERIGELEKEDLGICDRVAALESEKAQLLA, from the exons ATGGATTGGGATTTACTGGTCGATACAGAGGATgtggtcccttctcttggtcTCCTCTGTTTTGATGTGGAGGGTAAAACCCTCAAAAAGATCAAGGATGCCACTCTATCTAGGAGCATAGTCGGCCTCGCTCTTAGG ACTGTGATTTTGGAGATTGAGAGCGCCCGACGAGAGGAGAGGCATAAAGCTATTTTTCAGAAGATAGAGCGGAAATATCATGAATACCGTAACAAGTATCGCGAGATCTGCAAACAGTTTGGTGAGAGTGGCAACTTCCGGGCTCTCCGAGATGAACTGAAAGAGAAGGATGACAAGTTGGTAAGAGTCATCGGAAAATGCAGCATTATCGAGGGGGCGTTAAGGGATAAAAAGGAAGAACTTGAAGTGAGTAGGGTGATCGAGGCCCAATGTGCTGACCTTCAAGCCCAAGTGGTCTCATTGCGCGCCGAGCTCGAGGAGTGTCAACTCAAAGAAGACGCTCTGAGTGGAGAGGTCGCTGAGAAGGCAGCGGGTTTGGAGAAGGCGGAGTTGGCCCAGTTGTCTGCTATGAGGAAAGTGGAGGCTTTGGAGATCGTGATACGCATTCTACAATCTGAGCGGGAGAGTGCTCTAGAGATGGCCAGGCTTAGAGAGGAGTGGCTTGATGAGCGAATAGGGGAGCTGGAAAAAGAGGATTTAGGCATTTGTGATCGAGTTGCTGCTCTCGAGTCCGAGAAGGCACAGTTATTGGCTTAG